From Saccharothrix espanaensis DSM 44229, the proteins below share one genomic window:
- a CDS encoding ABC transporter family substrate-binding protein has translation MRRSRAVPALALLASATLLLGACGGGTDGAGDQGPLQNADPGKIGGQDELFKRPKVDDIGEIAVAIEENFHNYNNNLGATNNFSSTIALSNVQPSPYLVDLVDGKFVIKVDGDLMESIKVTSSDPQVIEWKVNKAAVWSDGKPIDCGDFHLKWLAATSKATTKGEDGSEASIFDTSPTGYENIEKLECSDEGKTITTSFFKDKPFADYRALFSQVGSDGLLPSHVLEDKTGVADITKVLPSQNDDTVKKVAEFYTTGWLGFKADVALSGGPYLIESSDLKDQTVLVRNPKWWGEKPSASKVVLKTNSDPQSAAQQLQNKEVVAIAPQAEPAVAQQLRGDSAYEVYAAGGQTYEHVDFNMDRPLFKNNKELRLAIAQCFDREDLVDKLIKDVDQNAKPLGSFVFMPNEVGYEDHYSDVGNGDVAASKKTLEDAGWKQGGDGIFAKGEYRASFKLGHKTVQRRADTVRILQDKCRQAGIEIIDDQAADFNDKRLPASEFDAALFAWVGQPLKAGAYGNYAQKSKGGTGNYNNYDSAVVTEKWKAANGELDYQKRTQMMNDIDKEMRNDLHSVPLFQLTDFSASSADISPISYVGLGGGITWNLYAWQRKK, from the coding sequence ATGAGGCGATCAAGGGCGGTGCCGGCGCTCGCGCTGCTCGCGAGTGCGACGTTGCTGCTGGGGGCGTGTGGCGGCGGCACCGACGGTGCCGGCGACCAGGGCCCGTTGCAGAACGCGGACCCGGGCAAGATCGGTGGCCAGGACGAGCTGTTCAAGCGTCCCAAGGTGGACGACATCGGCGAGATCGCGGTCGCCATCGAGGAGAACTTCCACAACTACAACAACAACCTCGGCGCGACGAACAACTTCTCCAGCACCATCGCGCTGTCGAACGTGCAGCCTTCGCCGTACCTGGTGGACCTGGTCGACGGCAAGTTCGTCATCAAGGTCGACGGCGACCTGATGGAGTCGATCAAGGTCACCTCGAGCGACCCCCAGGTCATCGAGTGGAAGGTGAACAAGGCGGCGGTGTGGTCGGACGGGAAGCCGATCGACTGCGGTGACTTCCACCTGAAGTGGCTGGCGGCCACGAGCAAGGCCACCACGAAGGGCGAGGACGGCTCCGAGGCCTCGATCTTCGACACCTCGCCCACGGGCTACGAGAACATCGAGAAGCTCGAGTGCTCGGACGAGGGCAAGACGATCACGACCTCGTTCTTCAAGGACAAGCCGTTCGCGGACTACCGCGCGCTGTTCTCCCAGGTCGGTAGCGACGGCCTGCTGCCGTCGCACGTGCTGGAGGACAAGACCGGCGTCGCGGACATCACCAAGGTGCTGCCGTCCCAGAACGACGACACGGTCAAGAAGGTCGCCGAGTTCTACACCACGGGCTGGCTGGGCTTCAAGGCCGACGTGGCGCTGTCCGGCGGCCCGTACCTGATCGAGTCCTCGGACCTGAAGGACCAGACGGTCCTCGTGCGCAACCCGAAGTGGTGGGGCGAGAAGCCCTCCGCCTCCAAGGTCGTGCTCAAGACCAACTCGGACCCGCAGTCCGCGGCCCAGCAGTTGCAGAACAAGGAAGTCGTGGCGATCGCGCCGCAGGCGGAGCCGGCCGTGGCCCAGCAGCTGCGCGGCGACAGTGCTTACGAGGTCTACGCGGCCGGTGGCCAGACCTACGAGCACGTCGACTTCAACATGGACCGGCCGCTGTTCAAGAACAACAAGGAACTGCGCCTGGCCATCGCCCAGTGCTTCGACCGCGAGGACCTGGTCGACAAGCTGATCAAGGACGTGGACCAGAACGCCAAGCCGCTGGGCTCGTTCGTGTTCATGCCGAACGAGGTCGGCTACGAGGACCACTACTCCGACGTCGGCAACGGTGACGTGGCCGCCTCGAAGAAGACGCTGGAGGACGCCGGCTGGAAGCAGGGCGGCGACGGCATCTTCGCCAAGGGCGAGTACCGGGCGTCGTTCAAGCTCGGCCACAAGACCGTGCAGCGCCGTGCCGACACCGTCCGGATCCTTCAGGACAAGTGCCGCCAGGCCGGTATCGAGATCATCGACGACCAGGCCGCCGACTTCAACGACAAGCGCCTCCCGGCGTCCGAGTTCGACGCCGCGCTGTTCGCGTGGGTCGGCCAGCCGCTGAAGGCCGGTGCGTACGGCAACTACGCCCAGAAGTCCAAGGGCGGCACGGGCAACTACAACAACTACGACTCGGCCGTCGTGACCGAGAAGTGGAAGGCCGCGAACGGCGAGCTGGACTACCAGAAGCGCACCCAGATGATGAACGACATCGACAAGGAGATGCGCAACGACCTGCACAGCGTCCCGCTGTTCCAGCTGACCGACTTCTCGGCCAGCTCGGCTGACATCTCCCCGATCTCCTACGTGGGGCTCGGTGGCGGCATCACCTGGAACCTGTACGCCTGGCAGCGCAAGAAGTAG
- a CDS encoding dihydrofolate reductase family protein produces the protein MSDTTSRRVTANLGLTLDGRYNGPGGPGDLGAIVPYATTEVAREHLTRIWETATTAVLGRRNAEGFLGYWPTVAADQNADPRDRGYAKWLVDVEKVVFSTTLTEAPWDRTRVVNAPAAEVVAALKATDGGDILVNSSPSVIKALLAADLLDRLYLMVCPEIAGGGQRLFDDGLPASKWVLAHHETGTSGETAMVYDRAR, from the coding sequence ATGAGCGACACGACCAGCCGCCGGGTGACCGCCAACCTCGGCCTCACCCTCGACGGGCGCTACAACGGCCCCGGCGGGCCCGGCGACCTCGGTGCGATCGTCCCGTACGCGACCACCGAGGTCGCCCGGGAGCACTTGACCCGCATCTGGGAGACCGCGACGACCGCCGTGCTCGGCAGGCGCAACGCCGAGGGCTTCCTGGGCTACTGGCCGACGGTCGCCGCCGACCAGAACGCCGACCCCCGTGATCGCGGCTACGCGAAGTGGTTGGTGGACGTGGAGAAGGTGGTCTTCTCCACCACCCTGACCGAAGCCCCGTGGGACCGCACCCGGGTGGTGAACGCCCCGGCCGCCGAGGTCGTGGCCGCCCTCAAGGCCACCGACGGCGGCGACATCCTGGTCAACAGCAGCCCGAGCGTCATCAAGGCGCTGCTCGCCGCCGACCTGCTCGACCGGCTGTACCTGATGGTCTGCCCCGAGATCGCCGGCGGCGGGCAGCGCCTGTTCGACGACGGCCTGCCGGCCTCGAAGTGGGTGCTCGCCCACCACGAGACCGGCACGTCGGGCGAGACCGCGATGGTCTACGACCGGGCGCGCTGA
- the surE gene encoding 5'/3'-nucleotidase SurE yields the protein MRALITNDDGIGSAGLAALARAALEHGWTTVVAAPARESSGTSAGLTAAEDERRVAVERRELAGLPDVPAYAVAAHPAFIALVAAQGAFGGAPDVVLSGVNRGANVGRAVLHSGTVGAALTASLNGARSLAVSLDVGLEPQVEHWATAVAVAAGLFDRLAALPAGTTLNLNVPNRPAVGPPRRASLAEFGMVRSRVKEADDGSITLTSVVVEGELPPGSDAAVLAEGHPTLTPLRSVTEDPDLDV from the coding sequence GTGAGAGCGCTGATCACCAACGACGACGGCATCGGCTCGGCGGGCCTGGCCGCTCTGGCCCGCGCGGCGCTGGAGCACGGCTGGACGACGGTCGTGGCCGCGCCCGCGCGCGAGTCCAGCGGCACCAGCGCGGGCCTGACCGCGGCCGAGGACGAGCGGCGGGTGGCGGTCGAGCGGCGCGAACTGGCCGGGCTGCCGGACGTGCCGGCCTACGCGGTGGCGGCGCACCCCGCCTTCATCGCGCTGGTGGCCGCGCAGGGCGCGTTCGGCGGCGCGCCGGACGTCGTGCTCTCCGGCGTGAACCGGGGCGCGAACGTCGGCCGGGCGGTGCTGCACTCCGGCACCGTCGGCGCGGCCCTGACCGCGTCGCTCAACGGCGCGCGCTCGCTGGCCGTCTCGCTCGACGTCGGGCTGGAGCCGCAGGTGGAGCACTGGGCGACCGCGGTCGCGGTGGCCGCCGGCCTGTTCGACCGGCTGGCCGCCCTGCCGGCCGGCACGACGCTCAACCTCAACGTGCCCAACCGGCCGGCGGTCGGACCGCCGCGACGGGCGTCGCTGGCGGAGTTCGGCATGGTCCGCAGCCGGGTCAAGGAGGCCGACGACGGCTCGATCACGCTCACGTCGGTGGTCGTGGAGGGCGAACTGCCGCCGGGCAGCGACGCGGCCGTGCTCGCCGAGGGCCACCCGACGCTGACCCCGCTGCGGTCGGTGACCGAGGACCCGGACCTGGACGTGTGA
- a CDS encoding Crp/Fnr family transcriptional regulator: MESERPDRGLLGRLSEVTASALLALGDPVAWGPGDTVFREGAEDGHAALLLTGAVTVWATGVEGGPTLLAVRSAGDLVGEMAALDGKPRSATVTACGAVTARLIPQHQLLDLLDRHRGVLAELARASVDHLRWSNDLRRAMPHQASTRIARVLVHLVTRHGRRTADGGWTLDLPLTNIELASIAGMKPRTAEKAFSDLRDCGAVRASARRIVLVPDLARLRTIAAGHQQAPDDDGE, encoded by the coding sequence GTGGAGAGTGAGCGGCCGGATCGCGGCTTGCTGGGTCGGCTGTCGGAGGTCACGGCGTCCGCGCTGCTCGCCCTCGGCGACCCGGTCGCCTGGGGGCCCGGCGACACGGTGTTCCGCGAGGGCGCGGAGGACGGCCACGCCGCGCTCCTGCTCACCGGCGCGGTCACGGTGTGGGCGACCGGGGTGGAGGGCGGGCCGACGCTGCTCGCGGTGCGCTCCGCCGGCGACCTGGTCGGCGAGATGGCGGCGCTGGACGGCAAACCGCGCTCGGCGACGGTGACGGCGTGCGGCGCGGTCACCGCCCGGCTGATCCCGCAGCACCAGCTGCTGGACCTGCTCGACCGGCACCGCGGGGTGCTGGCCGAGCTGGCCAGGGCGAGCGTCGACCACCTCCGCTGGTCCAACGACCTGCGCCGGGCCATGCCGCACCAGGCGTCGACCCGGATCGCCCGGGTGCTGGTGCACCTGGTCACCCGGCACGGCCGGCGGACCGCCGACGGCGGCTGGACGCTGGACCTCCCGCTGACCAACATCGAGCTGGCCTCGATCGCCGGCATGAAGCCGCGCACCGCCGAGAAGGCGTTCAGCGACCTGCGCGACTGCGGCGCGGTGCGGGCCAGCGCGCGCCGCATCGTCCTGGTCCCCGACCTCGCCCGGCTGCGCACCATCGCCGCGGGCCACCAGCAGGCGCCCGACGACGACGGCGAGTGA
- a CDS encoding metalloregulator ArsR/SmtB family transcription factor: protein MERIASALGDSARWRIVELLAERPRSVGELAELTGARQPQTTKHLQTLARAGLVTVHPLGQRRVYALEPEPLAALAGRVRDLVATAAAHAGERDVVARYRAAIEAESALADRDRWADGRAFTFERVLAAARDVVWRHWVEPDLLASWWAPPSMTVTDCALEPRAGGRAVLEYRDAEGRYRSEGTVHAARRGEHLDFDLSVLDAAGAVSFTGHYDLTLTDAPDGTRLRLDLRITGTTVEAVPHIAGIGTGWGQVLDHLAAAVTTHTPKEPRP, encoded by the coding sequence GTGGAACGGATCGCCTCAGCACTCGGGGACTCGGCGCGGTGGCGCATCGTGGAACTGCTGGCCGAGCGGCCCCGGTCGGTCGGCGAACTGGCCGAGTTGACCGGCGCACGCCAGCCGCAGACCACCAAGCACCTCCAGACCCTCGCCCGCGCCGGACTCGTCACCGTGCACCCGCTCGGGCAGCGCCGCGTCTACGCGCTCGAACCCGAGCCCCTGGCGGCGCTGGCCGGCCGGGTGCGGGACCTGGTCGCGACCGCGGCGGCGCACGCGGGCGAACGCGACGTGGTCGCGCGGTACCGAGCCGCCATCGAGGCCGAGTCCGCGCTCGCGGACCGGGACCGGTGGGCGGACGGCCGCGCGTTCACGTTCGAGCGCGTGCTGGCCGCCGCACGTGACGTCGTGTGGCGGCACTGGGTCGAGCCGGACCTGCTCGCGTCCTGGTGGGCCCCGCCGTCGATGACCGTCACCGACTGCGCCCTCGAACCGCGGGCCGGTGGGCGCGCCGTCCTGGAGTACCGCGACGCCGAGGGGCGGTACCGCTCCGAGGGCACCGTCCACGCCGCGCGGCGTGGCGAGCACCTCGACTTCGACCTCTCGGTGCTCGACGCCGCCGGAGCGGTCTCGTTCACCGGCCACTACGACCTGACGCTCACCGACGCCCCGGACGGCACCCGGCTGCGGCTCGACCTGCGCATCACCGGGACCACCGTCGAGGCCGTCCCCCACATCGCCGGCATCGGCACCGGCTGGGGCCAGGTGCTGGACCACCTCGCCGCCGCCGTCACCACCCACACCCCGAAGGAACCACGACCATGA
- a CDS encoding epoxide hydrolase family protein — MTQDIRPFSVDIAQADLDDLATRLAATRWPTELPGVGWSRGVPVDYLRELADYWRTGFDWRAQEAALNAHPQFTTEIDGQRLHFLHVRSPEAGATPLVLLHGWPGAVTDFLDVIGPLSDPAAHGGDPADAFHLVIPSLPGFGFSTPLAGPGMNAEKIGGLLARLMAGLGYDRYGVQGYDTGSWVAPQIGKQAPEHVLGVHVNAMISFPVGVEGELDDLSEADQRRWDSMQTFNDGYLQCNSKRPQTVAYGLHDSPVGQLAWIVEKYKELTMPEDGLPEQSVDRDRMLATISLYWFTGTAGSSAQIYYEEISANDWTGTTGDWSGEAGGATDWTGEAGEWAGAARSGVPTGVLVSAHDVTVRRWAERDHDIVHWTELDHGGHFLSLEAPATLVEDVRVFFRKVR, encoded by the coding sequence ATGACACAGGACATCCGCCCCTTCTCCGTCGACATCGCGCAGGCCGACCTCGACGACCTGGCCACCCGCCTGGCCGCGACCCGGTGGCCCACCGAGCTGCCCGGGGTCGGCTGGAGCCGGGGCGTGCCGGTCGACTACCTGCGGGAGCTCGCGGACTACTGGCGGACCGGCTTCGACTGGCGCGCGCAGGAGGCCGCGCTCAACGCGCACCCGCAGTTCACCACCGAGATCGACGGCCAGCGCCTGCACTTCCTGCACGTGCGCTCGCCCGAGGCCGGGGCCACCCCGCTGGTCCTGCTGCACGGCTGGCCGGGCGCGGTGACCGACTTCCTCGACGTGATCGGGCCGCTGTCGGACCCGGCGGCGCACGGCGGCGACCCGGCCGACGCCTTCCACCTGGTGATCCCGTCGCTGCCCGGCTTCGGCTTCTCCACGCCGCTGGCCGGGCCGGGCATGAACGCCGAGAAGATCGGCGGGCTGCTCGCCCGGCTGATGGCGGGCCTCGGGTACGACCGCTACGGCGTGCAGGGCTACGACACCGGCTCGTGGGTCGCGCCGCAGATCGGCAAGCAGGCCCCGGAGCACGTGCTCGGCGTGCACGTCAACGCGATGATCTCGTTCCCGGTCGGCGTCGAGGGCGAACTGGACGACCTGTCCGAGGCCGACCAGCGCCGGTGGGACTCGATGCAGACGTTCAACGACGGCTACCTCCAGTGCAACTCCAAGCGCCCGCAGACGGTCGCCTACGGCCTGCACGACTCGCCGGTCGGGCAGCTCGCGTGGATCGTGGAGAAGTACAAGGAGCTGACCATGCCGGAGGACGGCCTGCCGGAGCAGAGCGTGGACCGCGACCGGATGCTGGCGACCATCTCGCTGTACTGGTTCACCGGCACGGCGGGCTCCTCGGCCCAGATCTACTACGAGGAGATCTCCGCGAACGACTGGACCGGCACGACGGGCGACTGGTCCGGCGAGGCCGGCGGCGCGACGGACTGGACCGGCGAGGCCGGCGAGTGGGCCGGCGCGGCGCGGTCCGGGGTGCCCACCGGTGTGCTGGTGTCCGCGCACGACGTCACCGTGCGGCGCTGGGCCGAGCGCGATCACGACATCGTGCACTGGACCGAACTCGACCACGGCGGGCACTTCCTGTCCCTGGAGGCCCCCGCGACGCTGGTCGAGGACGTGCGGGTGTTCTTCCGGAAGGTGCGCTGA
- a CDS encoding carboxymuconolactone decarboxylase family protein encodes MEARINLFDNEVAAKFAKRFIGAGLVIEQSTLPKQTQELVKIRASQINGCGFCTDMHTKEATAAGEAAVRLNLIAVWREATVFTEPERAALALAEEGTRLADTHHGVSDETWAKVREHFDDEQVAALISLVALINAANRINVIVRSPAGSYEPGMFAAMAK; translated from the coding sequence ATGGAAGCCCGGATCAACTTGTTCGACAACGAGGTCGCCGCCAAGTTCGCCAAGCGGTTCATCGGCGCGGGTCTGGTGATCGAGCAGTCGACGCTGCCCAAGCAGACCCAGGAGCTGGTCAAGATCCGGGCCAGCCAGATCAACGGCTGCGGCTTCTGCACCGACATGCACACCAAGGAGGCCACCGCCGCCGGGGAGGCCGCGGTCCGGCTGAACCTGATCGCCGTGTGGCGCGAGGCCACCGTGTTCACCGAGCCCGAGCGGGCCGCGCTGGCGCTCGCCGAGGAGGGCACCCGGCTCGCCGACACCCACCACGGCGTGTCGGACGAGACCTGGGCGAAGGTGCGCGAGCACTTCGACGACGAGCAGGTCGCCGCGCTGATCTCGCTGGTCGCGCTGATCAACGCGGCCAACCGGATCAACGTCATCGTGCGCAGCCCGGCGGGTTCGTACGAGCCCGGCATGTTCGCCGCGATGGCGAAGTGA
- a CDS encoding RICIN domain-containing protein, with protein sequence MSKLFRLLVALTAGLAALVAVGGTAHADGNRVLSSVLDGRCLDVYAGGAGPWVQVWGCNGQPNQKFFLVLYHDTETYEIRTSDYWCVDGRWGKGASLERAQCTGHPGQRWQLDLASPGYVVKSVQYPGLVWDVHGFGSGTKVQLWDRQYSGERRHQSWYITNV encoded by the coding sequence ATGAGCAAGCTGTTCCGACTGCTCGTGGCGCTGACGGCGGGCCTGGCGGCGCTGGTCGCCGTCGGCGGCACGGCCCACGCCGACGGGAACCGGGTGCTGAGCAGCGTCCTGGACGGGCGGTGCCTGGACGTCTACGCGGGCGGTGCCGGCCCGTGGGTGCAGGTCTGGGGGTGCAACGGCCAGCCGAACCAGAAGTTCTTCCTGGTCCTGTACCACGACACGGAGACCTACGAGATCCGGACCAGTGACTACTGGTGCGTCGACGGCCGGTGGGGCAAGGGCGCTTCGCTGGAGCGCGCGCAGTGCACCGGGCACCCGGGCCAGCGCTGGCAGCTCGACCTGGCCTCGCCGGGCTACGTGGTCAAGAGCGTCCAGTACCCAGGCTTGGTGTGGGACGTCCACGGCTTCGGCTCCGGCACCAAGGTCCAGCTCTGGGACCGGCAGTACAGCGGCGAGCGGCGCCACCAGTCCTGGTACATCACCAACGTGTAG
- a CDS encoding PfkB family carbohydrate kinase: MAVFAPSPQLTVTVEVLDDKPDIHVHAGGQGVWQSRMIKSLGVDVVLCAALGGETGQVLRHLVGVDLVSREVTARNGAYVHDRRDGARDPVVAMPADALSRHELDDLYEMTLVEGLRAGVAVLSGPAADDEPVPDSVYERLTRDLRDNGCQVVVDLSGGRLAAALAGGPTVVKVSHEELVSDGLADSDALPDLARACRRMAEQGVRAVVVSRAAAETLAMYDDGFVLVEPPRMSTVDTRGGGDSMTAGLAAGLAEGLSMEDALKLGAAAGAVNVMRHGLGSGSGEVVRELAGRVKLERWEDNT, translated from the coding sequence GTGGCGGTGTTCGCACCGTCTCCGCAGTTGACGGTGACGGTCGAGGTGCTGGACGACAAGCCGGACATCCACGTGCACGCGGGCGGGCAGGGGGTGTGGCAGTCCCGGATGATCAAGTCGCTGGGCGTGGACGTCGTGCTGTGCGCGGCCCTCGGCGGCGAGACCGGGCAGGTGCTGCGCCACCTCGTCGGCGTGGACCTCGTCTCGCGCGAGGTCACCGCGCGCAACGGGGCCTACGTGCACGACCGCCGCGACGGCGCGCGCGACCCGGTCGTGGCGATGCCGGCCGACGCGCTGTCCCGGCACGAGCTGGACGACCTGTACGAGATGACCCTGGTCGAAGGGCTGCGCGCGGGCGTCGCCGTGCTCAGCGGACCCGCCGCCGACGACGAGCCGGTGCCGGACTCGGTCTACGAGCGGCTGACCCGCGACCTGCGCGACAACGGCTGCCAGGTGGTGGTCGACCTGTCCGGCGGACGGCTGGCCGCCGCGCTGGCCGGCGGCCCGACGGTGGTCAAGGTCAGCCACGAGGAACTGGTGTCCGACGGGCTGGCCGACTCCGACGCGCTGCCCGATTTGGCGAGGGCGTGCCGCCGGATGGCCGAGCAGGGGGTCCGCGCGGTCGTGGTGTCCCGGGCCGCGGCGGAGACGCTGGCCATGTACGACGACGGTTTCGTCCTGGTAGAACCACCCCGGATGTCCACTGTGGACACCCGAGGTGGCGGCGACTCGATGACCGCGGGCCTGGCCGCCGGGCTGGCCGAGGGCCTGTCGATGGAGGACGCGCTCAAGCTCGGCGCGGCGGCGGGCGCGGTCAACGTGATGCGGCACGGCCTGGGCTCGGGCAGCGGCGAGGTGGTGCGGGAACTGGCCGGCCGGGTGAAACTGGAGCGGTGGGAGGACAACACGTGA
- a CDS encoding helix-turn-helix transcriptional regulator — MLETSARLLKLLSLLQAHRDWSGTDLAERLGVTARTVRRDVERLRELGYPVHALQGAPGYRLGAGAALPPLLLDDDEAVAVAVGLRTATSSSVAGIEETALRALTKLEQVLPSRLRHRVNTVQTATVRAGVAPGPQVSADTLMTIADACRRHERLRFDYTGPRGGASRRNAEPYSLVNFGRHWYLVAFDVDRDDWRTFRVDRLDPRPPAGPRFTPRDLPYDDVAAYLADRLSARAWACQATVRLHEPADAVAGRVWPGMGAVEAVDSTSCLLHLGAETATDLVWMITSVQADFTLVSGPPELAGAFRRQARRCLDALGER; from the coding sequence GTGCTGGAAACCTCCGCCCGCCTGCTGAAACTCCTGTCGCTGCTCCAGGCGCACCGTGACTGGTCGGGCACCGACCTGGCCGAACGCCTCGGCGTCACGGCGCGGACCGTGCGCCGGGACGTGGAACGCCTGCGCGAACTCGGCTACCCGGTGCACGCCCTGCAAGGCGCGCCCGGCTACCGGCTGGGCGCGGGAGCGGCCCTGCCGCCGCTGCTGCTGGACGACGACGAGGCAGTGGCGGTGGCCGTCGGGCTGCGCACCGCCACGAGCAGTTCCGTCGCGGGCATCGAGGAGACGGCGCTGCGCGCGCTCACCAAGCTGGAACAGGTGCTGCCCTCCCGGCTGCGCCACCGGGTGAACACCGTGCAGACCGCGACCGTGCGGGCCGGGGTCGCACCGGGCCCCCAAGTCTCCGCCGACACCCTGATGACCATCGCCGACGCCTGCCGACGCCACGAACGGCTCCGGTTCGACTACACCGGCCCGCGCGGCGGGGCGTCCCGTCGGAACGCGGAGCCGTACAGCCTGGTCAACTTCGGCCGGCACTGGTACCTGGTCGCGTTCGACGTCGACCGCGACGACTGGCGCACCTTTCGGGTGGACCGGCTCGACCCGCGCCCGCCCGCCGGCCCCCGGTTCACCCCGCGCGACCTGCCCTACGACGACGTGGCGGCCTACCTGGCGGACCGGCTCTCGGCGCGCGCCTGGGCGTGCCAGGCCACCGTGCGCCTGCACGAGCCGGCCGACGCCGTGGCGGGTCGGGTGTGGCCGGGGATGGGCGCGGTCGAAGCCGTCGACTCGACCTCCTGCCTGCTGCACCTCGGCGCCGAGACGGCTACCGACCTGGTGTGGATGATCACCTCGGTGCAGGCGGACTTCACCCTGGTCAGCGGCCCGCCCGAACTGGCAGGCGCGTTCCGGCGGCAGGCGCGGCGCTGCCTCGACGCGCTCGGCGAGCGCTGA
- a CDS encoding VOC family protein, translating into MAVGRWAAVTLDCANIAELVDFYRDAAGLDPVHVSEKGAFLANGDGVALAMQRVDDYRAPEWPAQTVPQQLHLDLAVEDLDKAEAELLALGATKPADQPDGAKWRVYLDPAGHPFCASVWD; encoded by the coding sequence ATGGCTGTCGGTCGCTGGGCCGCGGTGACCCTCGACTGCGCGAATATCGCGGAGTTGGTGGATTTCTACCGGGACGCCGCCGGGCTGGACCCGGTGCACGTGTCGGAGAAGGGCGCCTTCCTCGCCAACGGCGACGGCGTCGCGCTCGCGATGCAGCGGGTGGACGACTACCGGGCTCCGGAGTGGCCGGCCCAGACCGTTCCCCAGCAGCTGCACCTGGACCTGGCCGTCGAGGACCTCGACAAGGCCGAGGCCGAGCTGCTGGCCCTGGGTGCGACGAAGCCCGCGGACCAGCCGGACGGGGCGAAGTGGCGGGTCTACCTCGACCCCGCCGGGCACCCGTTCTGCGCCTCGGTGTGGGACTGA
- a CDS encoding RNA polymerase sigma-70 factor yields MSGRSNGTPDERAQGDRVRDDRPDRATAVFLAHRNLLFTVAYEMLGSAADAEDVLQETWLRWVGVDLDTVREQRAYLVRITTRQALGRLRTMGRRKESYVGSWLPEPLLTAPDVADDVELADSVSMAMLLVLETLAPTERAVFVLREVFDLGYDEIAAAVDKTPAAVRQVAHRARAHVAARRPRGSVSPAETRDALAAFQHAIETGDLKGLLDLLAPDVVLVGDGGGVKQAVPRPVVGADKVSRLLAGGLRKVPAPLSLWPAQVNGHPALVLRIDGELDTVLAVRIDDGLVTGIYAVRNPEKLSRMEQETALHR; encoded by the coding sequence ATGTCCGGCAGGTCGAACGGCACACCCGACGAGCGCGCGCAGGGCGATCGCGTGCGCGACGATCGTCCGGACCGTGCTACTGCGGTGTTCCTGGCCCACCGCAACCTGCTGTTCACGGTGGCCTACGAGATGCTCGGCTCGGCCGCCGACGCGGAGGACGTCCTCCAGGAGACCTGGCTGCGGTGGGTCGGCGTCGACCTCGACACCGTGCGGGAGCAACGCGCCTACCTGGTCCGGATCACCACCCGCCAGGCACTGGGCCGGCTGCGGACGATGGGCCGGCGCAAGGAGTCCTACGTCGGCTCGTGGCTGCCCGAGCCGCTGCTGACCGCGCCCGACGTCGCCGACGACGTCGAACTGGCCGACAGCGTCTCGATGGCGATGCTGCTGGTGCTGGAGACGCTCGCGCCGACCGAACGCGCGGTGTTCGTGCTGCGCGAGGTGTTCGACCTGGGCTACGACGAGATCGCGGCGGCGGTGGACAAGACCCCCGCCGCCGTCCGCCAGGTCGCGCACCGGGCGCGGGCGCACGTCGCCGCGCGCCGGCCGCGCGGGTCGGTCTCCCCGGCCGAGACCCGGGACGCGCTCGCGGCGTTCCAGCACGCCATCGAGACCGGCGACCTGAAGGGGCTGCTCGACCTGCTCGCGCCGGACGTCGTCCTGGTGGGCGACGGCGGCGGCGTCAAGCAGGCCGTGCCGCGGCCGGTCGTGGGCGCGGACAAGGTGTCCCGCCTGCTCGCCGGCGGGCTGCGCAAGGTCCCCGCCCCGCTGTCGCTGTGGCCGGCGCAGGTCAACGGGCACCCGGCGCTGGTGCTGCGGATCGACGGCGAACTCGACACCGTGCTGGCGGTGCGCATCGATGACGGCCTGGTCACCGGGATCTACGCCGTGCGCAACCCGGAGAAGCTGTCCCGGATGGAGCAGGAGACGGCCCTGCACCGCTGA
- a CDS encoding DUF3224 domain-containing protein, translating into MSNTATASFTLDSWDEDEWQESPDGMKFSRASVTKTFSGELEGTSRAQFLFAYGQGGAGYVGHERLDVAVNGNKGTFVLQHQAVGLISDEGGAEWHIVPGTGTDDLAGIQGTATMRKLPEGGHTFTLTYEILDEIA; encoded by the coding sequence GTGAGCAACACCGCAACGGCATCCTTTACCCTGGACTCGTGGGACGAGGACGAGTGGCAGGAATCCCCTGACGGCATGAAGTTCTCACGCGCGAGCGTGACGAAGACGTTCAGCGGCGAGCTGGAAGGCACCAGCCGCGCGCAGTTCCTCTTCGCGTACGGCCAGGGCGGCGCGGGCTACGTGGGCCACGAGCGGTTGGACGTGGCCGTCAACGGCAACAAGGGCACGTTCGTCCTCCAGCACCAGGCGGTCGGCCTGATCAGCGACGAGGGGGGCGCGGAGTGGCACATCGTGCCGGGCACGGGCACCGACGACCTCGCCGGGATCCAGGGCACCGCCACCATGCGCAAGCTGCCGGAGGGCGGTCACACGTTCACCCTGACCTACGAGATCCTCGACGAGATCGCCTGA